From Streptosporangium album, the proteins below share one genomic window:
- a CDS encoding DUF4434 domain-containing protein — MRWFTAFLGVAILAAVAAIVLVLPRGGDAPKSERPPIASPSTTSSAALTPEASAFTDPCGTFETETPTPYAVTGYWLIPTVDHCTWRRQLAAIHEVGGDTVIRIGWGLQARRVDGEGRVLANEGDEADPRYEPCVEDGLPCVAAAERDLKAANPGNRVSWTFVYRTDEAFGSDLFRCPEFERKITIGKTVFYRLVTTEDGTDDASCANITAKGRGYHVILIAAAEKDSLTELLDLGDQFGVRVFPALPLAPRDPAQKTRAAKQGTNTLITLTRRILQDYGARFQGRDSLGGFYQPFELQMREMRYTGSDDPKEVDKDHPTLRVYAAQHQIVEQEMPGKPILVSPYLDARKGRPISATPKQVAAGFEALARTGVGIIAPQDSRGTGKVGLFWPDQRDEQVDERLRPVVGKTATNGSAYHGSTRDYYREMAAARERMVGQGYNVQLWANVEAFEPSQGEFCEDRTGDRGRTDKKRLDTAVTQVGRYVSKVVSYMWSDFFTCGSPSLSEEIVRDYNRPIPVDAVRKERDIQDGMEIRGYNMPLGSKVTITWDGQDAPRTVEVAGVDLTEPPPDLPARMGTAWIPFDWTQVPGGAWVQIEVAAPDGRAAAEALHVRISA; from the coding sequence GTGCGCTGGTTCACCGCTTTCCTCGGCGTGGCGATCCTCGCGGCGGTGGCGGCGATCGTGCTCGTCCTCCCCCGGGGCGGAGACGCTCCGAAGAGCGAAAGGCCACCGATCGCGTCGCCCTCCACCACCTCCTCGGCGGCGTTGACCCCGGAGGCCAGTGCCTTCACCGACCCGTGTGGGACATTCGAGACCGAGACGCCCACGCCGTACGCGGTGACCGGCTACTGGCTCATCCCCACCGTCGACCACTGCACCTGGCGGCGGCAGCTCGCCGCCATCCACGAGGTGGGCGGCGACACCGTCATCCGGATCGGCTGGGGCCTGCAGGCCCGCCGCGTCGACGGCGAGGGCCGGGTGCTGGCCAACGAGGGTGACGAGGCGGACCCCCGCTACGAGCCGTGCGTCGAGGACGGGCTTCCCTGCGTGGCGGCGGCCGAGAGGGATCTCAAGGCGGCCAACCCGGGCAACCGGGTGAGCTGGACGTTCGTCTACCGGACCGACGAGGCCTTCGGCTCCGACCTGTTCCGCTGCCCCGAGTTCGAGCGGAAGATCACGATCGGCAAGACCGTTTTCTACCGGCTCGTCACGACAGAGGACGGCACCGACGACGCGAGCTGCGCGAACATCACGGCCAAGGGCCGCGGCTACCACGTGATCCTGATCGCGGCCGCGGAGAAGGACAGCCTCACCGAGTTGCTCGACCTCGGCGACCAGTTCGGAGTGCGGGTCTTCCCCGCGTTGCCGCTGGCCCCCCGTGACCCGGCGCAGAAGACCCGGGCCGCCAAGCAGGGGACCAACACCCTCATCACGCTCACCCGGCGCATCCTGCAGGACTACGGCGCCAGGTTCCAGGGCCGGGACTCGCTCGGCGGCTTCTACCAGCCGTTCGAGCTGCAGATGCGGGAGATGCGCTACACCGGGTCGGACGACCCGAAAGAGGTGGACAAGGACCATCCGACGCTGAGGGTCTACGCCGCGCAACACCAGATCGTCGAGCAGGAGATGCCGGGCAAGCCCATCCTGGTCAGCCCCTACCTGGACGCGAGGAAGGGGCGGCCGATCAGTGCCACCCCCAAGCAGGTGGCGGCGGGCTTCGAGGCGCTGGCCAGGACCGGGGTCGGGATCATCGCCCCCCAGGACAGCCGCGGGACCGGCAAGGTCGGGCTGTTCTGGCCGGACCAGCGTGACGAGCAGGTGGACGAGAGGCTCCGCCCGGTGGTCGGGAAGACGGCGACCAACGGCAGCGCCTACCACGGCTCCACCCGCGACTACTACCGGGAGATGGCCGCGGCGCGGGAACGGATGGTCGGACAGGGCTACAACGTGCAGCTCTGGGCCAACGTCGAGGCGTTCGAGCCGTCCCAGGGGGAGTTCTGCGAGGACAGGACGGGCGACCGGGGGCGCACCGACAAGAAGCGGCTCGACACGGCCGTGACCCAGGTCGGACGCTACGTCTCCAAGGTCGTCTCCTACATGTGGAGCGACTTCTTCACCTGCGGTTCGCCTTCGCTGTCGGAGGAGATCGTCCGCGACTACAACCGGCCGATCCCGGTGGACGCCGTCCGCAAGGAGCGCGACATCCAGGACGGCATGGAGATCCGGGGATACAACATGCCCCTGGGCTCCAAGGTGACGATCACCTGGGACGGTCAGGACGCCCCCAGGACCGTCGAGGTGGCCGGCGTGGACCTGACGGAGCCGCCGCCCGACCTGCCCGCCCGGATGGGGACGGCGTGGATCCCGTTCGACTGGACCCAGGTGCCCGGCGGCGCCTGGGTCCAGATCGAGGTCGCCGCCCCCGACGGACGGGCGGCCGCCGAGGCGCTGCACGTCCGTATAAGCGCCTGA
- a CDS encoding NUDIX hydrolase, whose product MVPRIPVSVDLVVLTVRCQALSALVWRRDKPPYEGRWALSGGFIQLDEDLPAAAARVLAERAGLPGAAVHLEQLQTYGYPDRDPRQRVLSVAYLGLAPDLPASTEAHMSWEPVSSLRDMAFDHRRIMVDGIERARSKLEYSPLGAAFCPPEFTVADLRRVYEIVWGRTLDPRNFHRKVTKAEGFLMPTGHTTTRDGGRPAKLYRRGPAVLLHPPMLRSLKE is encoded by the coding sequence ATGGTTCCGCGCATTCCCGTCAGCGTGGATCTGGTCGTCCTCACGGTGCGCTGCCAGGCGCTGAGTGCGCTCGTCTGGCGACGTGACAAACCCCCCTACGAGGGACGCTGGGCCCTGTCAGGCGGCTTCATCCAGCTTGACGAGGACCTGCCCGCCGCCGCGGCCAGGGTCCTCGCCGAACGGGCGGGCCTGCCCGGGGCGGCGGTCCATCTGGAGCAGCTCCAGACCTACGGCTACCCTGACCGCGACCCGCGCCAGCGCGTGCTGAGCGTCGCCTACCTCGGCCTCGCCCCCGACCTGCCGGCCTCCACGGAGGCCCACATGAGCTGGGAGCCGGTCTCCTCCCTGCGGGACATGGCCTTCGACCACCGGCGCATCATGGTCGACGGAATCGAACGCGCCCGCAGCAAGCTGGAGTACTCCCCGCTGGGGGCGGCCTTCTGCCCCCCGGAGTTCACCGTCGCCGACCTGCGCCGGGTCTACGAGATCGTCTGGGGGCGCACCCTGGACCCCCGCAACTTCCACCGCAAGGTCACCAAGGCCGAGGGCTTCCTGATGCCCACCGGCCACACCACCACCCGCGACGGCGGCCGCCCGGCCAAGCTCTACCGCCGCGGACCGGCCGTGCTGCTCCACCCCCCGATGCTCCGCTCCCTCAAGGAGTGA
- a CDS encoding Uma2 family endonuclease, which produces MSIAPLSEVESLPAWAIPPKEGFVAEDLDRLPGIPPHTELIDGTLVFVSPQTNFHMSMLFLLESELRRAVPADLRIKREMTVTLGKRQRPEPDILVVHVEAVTGPGQTTYRPEDVVLAVEVVSAESEIRDRKRKPELYAAAGIPHFWRIENTEGHPTVYVYELDPATGSYALTGIHHDRLKLDLPFGVDIDLAEIDDL; this is translated from the coding sequence ATGAGCATCGCACCGCTGTCAGAGGTGGAGTCGCTGCCCGCATGGGCGATTCCCCCCAAAGAAGGATTCGTCGCCGAAGACCTCGACCGGCTTCCGGGGATCCCCCCGCATACCGAACTGATCGATGGCACTCTCGTCTTCGTGAGCCCCCAGACCAATTTCCACATGTCGATGCTCTTCCTTCTGGAGAGCGAGTTGCGGCGCGCGGTCCCGGCCGATCTGCGGATCAAGCGTGAGATGACTGTGACCCTTGGAAAGCGGCAACGTCCCGAGCCGGACATCCTGGTGGTCCACGTCGAAGCCGTCACGGGGCCTGGCCAGACCACCTACCGGCCGGAGGACGTCGTCCTGGCCGTCGAAGTGGTCTCCGCCGAGTCCGAGATCCGTGACCGCAAGCGCAAACCCGAACTCTACGCGGCGGCGGGCATCCCCCATTTCTGGCGGATCGAGAACACCGAGGGCCACCCGACGGTCTACGTCTACGAACTGGACCCGGCGACCGGGTCCTACGCGCTCACCGGGATCCACCACGACCGCCTGAAGCTCGACCTCCCCTTCGGGGTCGACATCGACCTGGCGGAGATCGACGACCTCTGA
- the hisC gene encoding histidinol-phosphate transaminase, which translates to MPRFRAILDTMPPYKAGKAVVSADGRSYKLSSNESPYAPLPSVVEAIAKAASEIHRYPDPAATGLTNTLAERYGVPPEHVALGAGSVTVAQQLFETVSEPGAEVIYAWRSFEAYPLLADVAGATSVQVPLLAEAHDLDAMAGAITPQTRMIFVCNPNNPTGTVVHAAELEAFLDRVPENVLVVLDEAYREYVRDADVTDGLAVYRERPNVAVLRTFSKAYGLAGLRVGYLIADEPVAAAVRKTMVPFAVNHLAQAAAIASLAAEDELLERVDTVVKERTRVREALIAQGWVVPVTEANFVWLRLKERTTEFAEACAAEGVAVRPFGGEGARISIGSAEANDTFLAAAAAFRGA; encoded by the coding sequence ATGCCTCGTTTCCGCGCGATCCTGGACACAATGCCTCCCTACAAGGCGGGCAAGGCCGTGGTGTCAGCCGACGGCCGGTCCTACAAGCTGTCTTCGAACGAATCTCCCTACGCCCCGCTGCCCTCGGTGGTCGAGGCGATCGCGAAGGCCGCCTCCGAGATCCACCGCTATCCCGACCCCGCCGCGACCGGGCTCACCAACACCCTCGCCGAGCGGTACGGCGTGCCGCCCGAGCACGTCGCGCTCGGCGCGGGCTCGGTGACGGTGGCCCAGCAGCTCTTCGAGACCGTGAGCGAGCCGGGCGCCGAGGTGATCTACGCCTGGCGGTCGTTCGAGGCCTACCCGCTCCTGGCCGACGTGGCGGGGGCCACCTCGGTCCAGGTCCCGCTCCTGGCCGAGGCCCACGACCTGGACGCCATGGCCGGGGCGATCACCCCGCAGACGCGCATGATCTTCGTCTGCAACCCGAACAACCCGACCGGCACGGTCGTCCACGCGGCCGAGCTGGAGGCCTTCCTCGACCGGGTCCCCGAGAACGTGCTCGTCGTCCTCGACGAGGCCTACCGTGAGTACGTCAGGGACGCCGACGTCACCGACGGGCTCGCCGTCTACCGCGAGCGGCCGAACGTGGCCGTGCTGCGCACGTTCTCCAAGGCGTACGGCCTGGCCGGGCTCCGGGTGGGCTACCTGATCGCCGACGAGCCGGTGGCGGCCGCCGTACGGAAGACGATGGTGCCCTTCGCGGTCAACCATCTGGCCCAGGCCGCGGCCATCGCCTCCCTGGCGGCCGAGGACGAGCTGCTGGAGCGGGTGGACACGGTGGTCAAGGAGCGCACCCGGGTCCGTGAGGCCTTGATCGCCCAGGGATGGGTGGTGCCCGTCACCGAGGCCAACTTCGTCTGGCTCCGGCTGAAGGAGCGCACGACGGAGTTCGCCGAGGCCTGCGCGGCCGAAGGCGTCGCGGTGCGCCCCTTCGGCGGTGAGGGCGCCCGGATCTCCATCGGCTCCGCCGAGGCCAACGACACCTTCCTGGCCGCCGCCGCGGCCTTCAGAGGCGCCTGA
- a CDS encoding EamA family transporter: protein MHHDTADSRTPLLVWGALAIVYVVWGSTYLAIRIVIETLPPLLSGALRFTTASLVLGAVVFLLRGRRAFRMTGKELGGAALVGLLLLTGGNGLVAVAEQHISSGLAALLVASVPLWLVIFRIVARDRPGVLTLAGVLIGFGGVAVLSLTGGGSGSDGAGITVILLASMSWSVGSFLSGRIPMPASPFTASAIEMAAGGVGLTLTGTVVGEHLDLGAVSGRSWAALAYLVVMGSLVAFTAYVWLLGNAPISLVSTYAYVNPVVAVVLGALVLSEPVTTSMIAAGLVIVVGVALVVSTERRRKAQASPAGEPASV, encoded by the coding sequence ATGCATCATGACACTGCTGACAGCCGCACACCGCTGCTCGTCTGGGGAGCGCTGGCGATCGTCTATGTGGTGTGGGGCTCCACCTACCTGGCGATCAGGATCGTCATCGAGACCCTCCCCCCGTTGCTCAGCGGAGCCCTGCGCTTCACCACGGCCTCGCTGGTCCTCGGCGCCGTGGTGTTCCTGCTCCGGGGACGGCGGGCCTTCCGGATGACCGGCAAGGAGCTGGGCGGGGCGGCCCTGGTCGGGCTGTTGCTGCTGACCGGCGGCAACGGCCTCGTCGCGGTGGCCGAACAGCACATCTCCAGCGGGCTGGCGGCGCTGCTGGTGGCCTCGGTGCCACTCTGGCTGGTGATCTTCAGGATCGTCGCCAGGGACAGGCCGGGGGTGCTGACGCTGGCCGGAGTGCTCATCGGGTTCGGCGGGGTGGCGGTGCTGTCACTGACCGGCGGGGGCAGCGGATCGGACGGCGCCGGGATCACCGTCATCCTGCTGGCGTCGATGTCGTGGTCGGTGGGCTCGTTCCTGTCCGGCCGGATCCCGATGCCCGCCAGCCCCTTCACCGCGAGCGCGATCGAGATGGCCGCGGGCGGTGTCGGCCTCACGCTGACCGGCACGGTCGTCGGCGAACACCTCGACCTCGGTGCCGTCTCCGGGCGCTCCTGGGCCGCGCTGGCCTATCTGGTCGTGATGGGCTCGCTCGTCGCCTTCACCGCCTACGTGTGGCTGCTGGGCAACGCCCCGATCTCCCTGGTCTCCACCTACGCCTACGTCAACCCCGTCGTGGCGGTCGTCCTCGGCGCGCTCGTGCTGAGCGAGCCGGTCACGACCTCGATGATCGCGGCCGGCCTGGTGATCGTCGTCGGCGTGGCCCTGGTGGTCTCCACCGAGCGGCGCAGGAAGGCGCAGGCCTCACCCGCGGGGGAGCCCGCGTCCGTGTAG
- a CDS encoding GTP cyclohydrolase IIa has product MTPDLTIGVVGPHDLVERVMLMGHAAAPLPCRLVAAAYRDEQEAADKVTRLGAGVDACLFASPVPYDLARRSGVLTMPATYVQLGGAALIAALARAALDERIDPRKVSVDVLSRTDVEEAYTDLNLPATDVHSRDEPGATGTIAAFHERLARQGATSGALTCLPAVAERLQTAGIPVVRIRPTSAAVRTALHTAALLGAHHRLEESQLTVVLVEVPTLREPVRRAAPRYWRDELRLSLHRLLVQEANRINASVTSIDDHSYMVTATRGSVATATEGFRVLPFAARVRDELGLAVEVGVGMGRTAHDAESHARAALARTQAGKQAQGFAVDREGRALVPAPRVSPQGAGPLKPKGVEVLARLAAKLEGGDTVVDAEGAGKMLGVTPRTARRLLRTLVDEGLAWPLPPNRTPQPGRPRQLYRLIVEKLGSR; this is encoded by the coding sequence ATGACACCGGACCTCACTATCGGTGTGGTGGGCCCCCATGACCTCGTGGAGCGAGTAATGCTGATGGGACACGCTGCGGCTCCCCTGCCCTGCCGCCTGGTGGCCGCCGCCTACCGGGACGAGCAGGAGGCCGCCGACAAGGTCACCCGTCTGGGGGCGGGGGTGGACGCCTGCCTCTTCGCCAGCCCGGTCCCCTACGACCTGGCACGGCGCTCGGGGGTGCTGACGATGCCCGCGACGTATGTCCAGCTCGGCGGTGCCGCACTGATCGCCGCGCTGGCCAGGGCGGCGCTGGACGAGCGGATCGACCCGCGCAAGGTCAGCGTCGACGTGCTGAGCCGGACGGACGTCGAGGAGGCCTATACCGATCTGAACCTGCCGGCCACGGATGTGCACAGCCGCGACGAGCCGGGAGCCACCGGCACGATCGCGGCCTTCCACGAGCGGCTGGCCCGGCAGGGCGCCACCAGCGGGGCACTGACCTGCCTGCCCGCCGTGGCCGAGCGGCTGCAGACGGCGGGGATCCCGGTGGTCAGGATCCGGCCGACCTCCGCGGCGGTCCGTACGGCGCTGCACACGGCGGCCCTGCTCGGCGCGCACCACCGGCTGGAGGAGTCGCAGCTCACCGTGGTTCTGGTGGAGGTGCCGACGCTCCGCGAACCGGTCCGCAGGGCCGCGCCGCGCTACTGGCGCGACGAGCTCCGGCTGTCCCTGCACCGGCTTCTGGTGCAGGAGGCGAACCGGATCAACGCGTCGGTGACCTCGATCGACGACCACAGCTACATGGTCACCGCGACCCGGGGTTCGGTGGCGACGGCCACCGAGGGCTTCCGGGTGCTGCCGTTCGCGGCGCGGGTGCGTGACGAGCTCGGCCTGGCGGTGGAGGTCGGGGTCGGCATGGGCCGTACCGCCCACGACGCCGAGTCCCACGCGCGGGCGGCCCTGGCGCGCACGCAGGCGGGCAAGCAGGCGCAGGGCTTCGCGGTGGATCGCGAGGGCCGGGCACTGGTCCCCGCGCCCAGGGTGTCGCCGCAGGGCGCCGGGCCGCTGAAGCCGAAGGGCGTGGAGGTGCTGGCCAGACTGGCGGCCAAGCTGGAGGGGGGAGACACGGTGGTGGACGCGGAGGGCGCGGGCAAGATGCTCGGCGTCACCCCGCGTACGGCACGGCGACTGCTGCGCACGTTGGTCGACGAGGGACTCGCGTGGCCGCTTCCGCCGAACCGTACCCCGCAGCCGGGTCGGCCCCGCCAGCTCTACCGTCTGATCGTGGAGAAGCTCGGCAGCCGCTGA
- the murA gene encoding UDP-N-acetylglucosamine 1-carboxyvinyltransferase encodes MVRYRVRGGNPLRGTAFIQGAKNAVLPMIGAALLAAKGRTVLRNVPIIEDVRRAVELAEAIGARVELHESERTLVIDASQLKSPVLPAEIARRFRGSVLFVPALLHRLGEAIIEGVGGCNLGSRNLDFHYLGYKRLGAIVDEGDAVIHVKTAGFTGATLYLDTPSHTGTENLIMAAAIGRGTTVIENAALEPEVLDVIEMLTRMGAKISGGGTGFITVEGVEELQAVEHTVMPDRLDAGVFAMAAAVTGGEVNLVGADLDHLGVVRYKLEQMGVEFADHGAVLHVRRDRPLRPINVITDTYPGFATDLQSPIMTVACLADGASYIHERIFDGRFALASELNKMGADIEVKENSAVVRGATPLTGTEVTAHDLRSGIALVLAGLAAEGETVIESGYLIDRGHSYLAERMQALGADVRREISSS; translated from the coding sequence ATGGTCCGTTACCGCGTGCGCGGTGGCAACCCACTCCGTGGAACCGCCTTCATCCAGGGTGCCAAAAACGCCGTGCTGCCCATGATCGGTGCGGCACTCCTGGCGGCCAAGGGCCGCACGGTGCTGCGCAATGTTCCGATCATCGAGGACGTGCGCCGCGCAGTCGAGCTGGCCGAGGCGATCGGCGCCAGAGTCGAGCTTCATGAGTCCGAGCGCACCTTGGTGATCGACGCCTCCCAGTTGAAGAGCCCGGTGCTGCCCGCCGAGATCGCCCGCCGCTTCCGCGGCTCCGTGCTCTTCGTGCCCGCACTGCTGCACCGCCTCGGTGAGGCGATCATCGAGGGCGTGGGCGGCTGCAACCTGGGCAGCCGCAACCTTGACTTCCACTACCTGGGCTACAAGCGTCTCGGCGCGATCGTGGACGAGGGCGACGCCGTCATCCACGTCAAGACCGCCGGCTTCACCGGCGCCACGCTGTACCTGGACACCCCCTCGCACACCGGCACCGAGAACCTGATCATGGCGGCCGCCATCGGGCGCGGCACCACCGTGATCGAGAACGCGGCGCTGGAGCCCGAGGTCCTCGACGTGATCGAGATGCTGACCCGGATGGGCGCGAAGATCAGCGGCGGGGGCACCGGGTTCATCACCGTGGAGGGCGTGGAGGAGCTCCAGGCCGTCGAACACACCGTGATGCCCGACCGTCTCGACGCGGGCGTGTTCGCCATGGCCGCGGCGGTCACCGGTGGCGAGGTCAACCTGGTCGGCGCCGACCTGGACCACCTCGGCGTGGTCCGCTACAAGCTGGAGCAGATGGGGGTCGAGTTCGCCGACCACGGCGCGGTGCTCCACGTGCGCCGGGATCGCCCGCTGCGCCCGATCAACGTCATCACCGACACCTATCCCGGCTTCGCCACCGACCTGCAGTCACCGATCATGACGGTCGCCTGCCTCGCCGACGGCGCCAGCTACATCCACGAGCGCATCTTCGACGGCCGGTTCGCCCTGGCCTCCGAGCTGAACAAGATGGGCGCCGACATCGAGGTCAAGGAGAACAGCGCCGTCGTCCGTGGCGCAACTCCACTGACCGGAACCGAGGTGACCGCGCACGATCTCCGTTCCGGAATCGCCCTGGTTCTTGCCGGTCTCGCCGCCGAGGGGGAGACCGTCATCGAATCCGGTTATCTCATCGACCGCGGCCACTCATATCTGGCCGAGCGCATGCAGGCCTTGGGAGCAGATGTACGGCGAGAGATTTCATCCTCATAA
- the purD gene encoding phosphoribosylamine--glycine ligase produces MRVLVIGSGGREHALCRSLAADSQVTDVHCAPGNAGIAQVATLHPVIPTDPVAVSRLATELEVDLVVVGPEAPLVAGVADAVRAAGIPCFGPSAEASRIEGSKAFAKDVMLAAGVPTARSRTCVTPEEATAALAEFGTPYVVKDDGLAAGKGVVVTDDRDEALRHAASCERVVIEEFLDGPEVSLFALCDGSTAVPLQPAQDHKRAYDGDKGPNTGGMGAYTPLPWAPEDLTRRVMAETVIPTVTELARRGTPYTGVLFVGLALTARGPKVIEFNARFGDPETQVVLDRLETPLGGLLLACADGALAGFGPLSWRAGAAVTVVVAAENYPADPVKGDVIEGLSEVGGDAYVLHSGTASDGDRTVSAGGRVLSVVGTGPDMAAARTAAYEGVGRIRMRGSHHRTDIAGGTMLSGTGPGDSPAAHAASHGTRDA; encoded by the coding sequence GTGCGCGTTCTTGTGATTGGATCCGGCGGGCGTGAGCATGCCCTGTGCCGGTCACTGGCAGCAGACTCCCAGGTCACCGATGTTCACTGTGCTCCCGGCAACGCCGGTATCGCACAGGTCGCGACCTTGCATCCGGTGATCCCGACCGACCCCGTGGCGGTCAGCCGGCTGGCCACGGAGCTGGAGGTCGACCTGGTCGTGGTCGGCCCCGAGGCGCCACTGGTCGCCGGGGTCGCGGACGCGGTCAGGGCGGCGGGCATCCCATGCTTCGGGCCGTCCGCGGAGGCGTCCCGGATCGAGGGCTCCAAGGCGTTCGCCAAGGACGTCATGCTCGCTGCGGGAGTCCCCACCGCACGGTCGCGCACGTGTGTCACGCCCGAGGAGGCCACCGCGGCGCTGGCGGAGTTCGGCACCCCGTACGTGGTCAAGGACGACGGACTGGCCGCGGGCAAGGGCGTGGTGGTGACCGACGACCGGGATGAGGCGCTCAGACACGCCGCGTCGTGCGAGCGGGTCGTCATCGAGGAGTTCCTCGACGGTCCCGAGGTGTCGCTGTTCGCGCTCTGCGACGGGTCCACGGCCGTGCCGCTCCAGCCCGCCCAGGACCACAAGCGCGCCTACGACGGCGACAAGGGCCCCAACACCGGCGGCATGGGCGCCTACACGCCGCTGCCGTGGGCGCCCGAGGATCTCACCCGCCGGGTGATGGCCGAGACCGTCATCCCGACCGTGACCGAGCTGGCCAGGCGCGGCACGCCGTACACCGGCGTGCTCTTCGTGGGACTGGCCCTCACCGCGCGGGGGCCGAAGGTGATCGAGTTCAACGCGCGGTTCGGCGACCCGGAGACCCAGGTCGTGCTGGACCGGCTGGAGACGCCGCTCGGGGGCCTGCTACTGGCCTGCGCGGACGGGGCGCTCGCCGGGTTCGGGCCGCTGTCCTGGCGCGCAGGCGCCGCGGTGACCGTGGTGGTCGCGGCCGAGAACTACCCGGCCGACCCCGTCAAGGGCGACGTCATCGAGGGACTCTCCGAGGTCGGCGGCGACGCCTACGTGCTGCATTCGGGGACCGCGTCCGACGGCGATCGGACCGTCTCCGCCGGCGGGCGGGTGCTCAGCGTGGTCGGCACCGGCCCCGACATGGCCGCGGCTCGCACGGCCGCCTACGAGGGAGTCGGCCGCATCCGGATGCGCGGCTCGCACCACCGCACGGACATCGCAGGAGGCACCATGCTCTCCGGGACAGGCCCCGGAGACTCCCCTGCCGCACACGCGGCGTCACACGGAACGCGTGACGCGTAG
- the corA gene encoding magnesium/cobalt transporter CorA: MRSSLLFPRIKHARIVRAPHAPAVPVRDRMNGVCVPPSDSLVEYAAYIDGKKIEAMGIPDALELVRAHNAAEEQGNAFVWVGLHEPDAPEVEWLAEVFALHPLAVEDAVKAHQRPKVERYGDSLFMVLKTVAYIDHDVLTATSEIIGTGEIMVFVGPDFVVTVRHGEYCPLSEVRERLEDKPELLRRGPTGVLHAIADHVVDRYLCVADLMQTELEDVEAMVFADVSARDIGRIYNLKREMIEMKRSVTPLQSPMSTLAQRRMIPSEMREYFRDVVDHLARVCEQVESSNELSNSILQAALARSNALANEDMRKISSWVAIMAVPTMIAGIYGMNFEHMPELDSIFGYPVVIGVMVIACSLLYRGFRRNGWM, from the coding sequence ATGCGCTCCTCGCTCCTTTTTCCTCGCATCAAGCACGCGCGGATCGTCCGTGCTCCGCACGCTCCCGCCGTCCCCGTCCGTGACCGTATGAACGGTGTCTGCGTCCCTCCGAGCGACTCGCTCGTCGAATACGCCGCCTACATCGACGGCAAGAAGATCGAGGCCATGGGCATCCCGGACGCCCTGGAGCTCGTCCGCGCGCACAATGCGGCAGAGGAGCAGGGCAACGCCTTCGTCTGGGTCGGCCTGCATGAACCCGACGCCCCCGAGGTCGAGTGGCTGGCGGAGGTCTTCGCCCTGCACCCGCTCGCCGTCGAGGACGCCGTCAAGGCTCACCAGCGACCCAAGGTCGAACGTTACGGCGACTCCCTGTTCATGGTCCTGAAGACCGTCGCCTACATCGACCACGACGTGCTGACCGCCACCAGCGAGATCATCGGAACCGGCGAGATCATGGTGTTCGTCGGGCCCGACTTCGTGGTGACCGTACGGCACGGCGAATACTGCCCGCTGTCGGAGGTGCGTGAGCGTCTGGAGGACAAGCCCGAGCTCCTGCGCCGGGGTCCGACCGGAGTGCTGCACGCGATCGCCGACCACGTCGTGGACAGATACCTCTGTGTGGCCGACCTGATGCAGACCGAGCTGGAGGACGTCGAGGCGATGGTCTTCGCCGACGTCAGCGCCCGTGACATCGGCCGGATCTACAATCTCAAGCGCGAGATGATCGAGATGAAGCGGTCCGTCACCCCGCTCCAGTCGCCCATGTCGACGCTGGCCCAGCGCCGGATGATCCCCTCGGAGATGCGCGAGTACTTCCGCGACGTCGTCGACCACCTGGCCCGGGTCTGCGAGCAGGTCGAGTCGTCCAACGAGCTCAGCAACTCCATCCTGCAGGCGGCGCTGGCCCGCTCCAACGCGCTCGCCAACGAGGACATGCGGAAGATCTCCTCGTGGGTCGCCATCATGGCCGTGCCCACGATGATCGCCGGGATCTACGGCATGAACTTCGAGCACATGCCCGAGCTCGACTCCATCTTCGGCTACCCCGTGGTGATCGGCGTGATGGTGATCGCCTGCTCGCTGCTCTACCGGGGTTTCCGCCGCAACGGCTGGATGTGA